In Candidatus Tectomicrobia bacterium, the genomic stretch AGCGCCGGCGCTTCATGGCCTCCACCTTCCGGCACATGAAGAGCTTCGACCCGGTGCTCCGCGAGTTCGAGAACGCCCGCTGCGTCTTCGAGATCACGCTCTCGGCCGCCTGCTTCGGGCAGATCAAGCGCCACCGGATGTCCACCCTGAACGTCCAGCCCTACGACCCCGCCCTGGGCGTGACCGTGCCGGTTTCCATCGTCCAGGCGGGGGCCGAGGGAGAGTTCCGCGCCGCCGTCGAGGAGACGGACGCGGTCTTCTTCGCCATCGCGGACAAGGCGCCGCTGGCCGCCCCCTACGTCCTCACCAACGCCCACCGGCGGCGGGTGCTCTTCACATCGAACGTCCGGGAGCTCTGCCACGTCTCGCGCCTGCGCGAGGATCCGCACGCGCAATGGGACATCCGGGATAAGGCGGCGAAGATGCTCCGCCTCGCGCGCCGGGTCATGCCCGGCGCCCTCCAGCTCGCCGTGGGAAAGCACCAGTTCGCTCAGGCGTGGGAGCAGCTTTTCCCGGGCGAGGCTGAGCGGGCCGCCAAGCCCTGAGCGTTATGGAATGGAAGTCCCCGCTCCCCCTTGCCACGCAGGGCCCGCGCGGCCGGGGCCGGCGGCGAGGGGAGGGGCTTCGCCCCCGGGCGGCGCGCCGCGGGCCGCCGCCGCCAGGCTGTCGGCCAGGAGGAGGGCGATGCAGCGGTAGCTCGTGTCGTTCATGTGCAGCTTGTCGCGGTGGATGACATCTTCCATCCTGTGCTGCTTGCTGTCGATCCAGTAACGCATGACGGCGAAGCGCCGGAAGAGCGCCACCTTCGCGTCGCCGGCCGCCGCGGAGATGGAGTCCACGATGCGCCGGTGCACGGGGCGGGCGATGACGCGCGGGGCGTACTGGGGATCCATGAGCACGACGTCGATGCGGGCCGCCTGGAGGCGCTTGATTCCGGCGTGGATGGTGTCGGAGTAGCCCTTGAGGCCGCCGCCCCGCTTGATCACCTGATTGCTTCCGGTCTGCCAGATCACGAGGTGGGGGCGGTAGGGCAGCACGTCGCGCTCGAAGCGGGCGAGCATCTGGTCGGCCGTCTCCCCGCCGATTCCCATGTTGAGGACCACAACGGAGAGGCGCGGCCACCGGCGGCGGAGCTCCTCGGCCAGGCGCGCGGGATAGGCATGGGCGGGGCTGGAGGCGCCGACGCCCTCCGTGGAGGAGGAGCCGATGGCCACGACAACGAGGGCATTGCCGCGCCGGATGGCCCGAGCCGTCCTGGGCAGGGGGACCTTGAAACGGACCACCTCCTGGGGGGCGTCGCAGCGCGGCGCGCCGGGCGCGGCGCCGGCGGGGGCGCCGGCGGCCAGAAGGAGCGCGGCGGCGAGTCCGGCGGCCTTCATGGGCGGCTTTCGGGGCGGCTTTCGGGCTGGGGCTTGCGCGCGATGAATTCGGCCGCCGCCCGGCCGATGCAGTCGTAGAGCTTCACGGCGAGCTTTCGGCGCTCCTCCTTGCCGCTGACCCCCAGGTCCAGCGCCCCCGTCTCGGCCCAGTGGCGCATGATTCCGTGGCGCCGGAACACGGCGACATCGTTGACGTCGGCCACCTCGCGCAAGGCGATGAGATAGGGCGGGAAATTGATCATCGCGTGGGTGCGGCGCGAGAACTGCATGTTCATCAGCACCACCTCGATCCCGGCGGAGAGCAGATCGTCGATTCCGGCCTGCAGCGTTTCCTGGAAATAGTCGATGTCGATCCCCCGGACGGCTTCCATCGTCCCCGTCTCCCAGATTACGAGCACGGGCTTCAAGGGGAGCACGTCGCGCTCCAGGCGGGCGGCGGCCTCCTTGGCCGTCTGGCGCGGCACCCCGAGGTTCACCATCTTGATCCGGGCGGAGGGGAAGCGCGCGGCGAGCGCGGCGGCCATCCGCGCCGGCCAGCCGCGTTCCGCGGCGCCGGCCGCGCGCCCGAGCGTGGAAGCCCCGCCCAGCGCCACGATGACGGCCTCGCGGCCCTCGGCGAGCGCCCGCGCCGTCCTAGGGAGCGCCGGCTCGAAGGCGAAGAACATCTCGGGGACGGGGCACTCCCGCTCCTGGGCGGCGGCCATCCCCGCCACGGACAGGGCGCCGGCGGCCAGCATCGCGGCGGCGGAGGAGCGCAAGGAAAGAAGCCTCATGCCCCTTCTCCTCCGCCGGCGCTGGGCACCGGCGTATGGACCGGCTTCGCCCGGGACGCCGCCAGCGCCGCGTCGAACCACTCCATGAAGGCCGCGACGCCGATCATGATGGCGACCCCGGCGGCGGACACGGCGAGCTGCATCGGGATGCCGCCGTAGAACTCGTTGAGCGCCAGGTGCCCCAGCACGGAGAGCAGGATGCCGAGGCAGAAGATGTGGAGGGAGTTCCTCCCGCAGACGGCGAAGGGCCACCCGAAGCGGCCCGCCAGGAACTTCGCCTGGGGGTGGATGAGGCGGGCCACCAGCAGGGCGAGGGCGAGCACGTTGAGGAACCGCAGCAGCCCCAGGTTCGCCTTGCTCAGGAAAGGCCACAACGGCTTTCCACTGACCAGGACGGGGATTGGATCGTACAACCCATGCAGCGTCCAGTTGAAGCGGACGACGAGTCCCGTCGCCGCGAAGGCGGCCGCGGCGCGCAACAGCCAATGCTTATCAAGCCAGGAGATGCGGCCGCGCGTCCCCCGCCAGCCGAGCCAGGCGCCCAGGAAGAACAAGGCCTGCCAGCCGAACGGGTTGAAGAACCACACCCGGTCCGGCCCCGGGTAGGCCGGCAGGGCGACTCGCTTGTCGAACTGGACCGCCAGCCAGACGGCCAGGCAGAAACACAGCACCGCCCTCGGCCACGCCCCGAAACCCGCCAGGACGAAGGGCAGGGCCGCGAGCAGGACGATGTAGAGCGGCAGGATGTCCATGAACGCCGGCTGGAACTGGAGCGTCAGCGCCTTCACCACCGCCAGGCCGGGCTCGTTCAGGAAATCGGCGGCGCGGAACTCCTCGGCGTAGAGGGAGTTGTTCAGGTTGTTGACCGTGTAGGCCATCATCGCCATGAACATCACGAAGAGAAAAATGTGGGCGACGTAGAGCTGCCAGACCCGGTGGTAGACCCGGAGCCCCGCCAGCGCGAAGCCCTGGCGCTCCATCGCGCGGCCGTAGACCATGCCGGCGGTGTACCCGGAGATGAGGATGAAGACCTCGGCCGCGTCCGAGAACATCAGCGACTGGAGCGTGAACTCGGCGAGGATGTTGTTCGGGACGTGATCGATGAAGATAGAGAAGAGGGCGAGGCCGCGGAAGAAGTCGAGCCGTAGGTCCCGATCCATGCCCGTAGGCCCGCTCATCCGGACGCGCTTCCTCCCAATTCCCCAAGCTTCAAAAAAACAGTCTCATTTTATCGAAACCGGCGCTTTCCGTCATCCGGCCTTTCGCCGGTTTCGCGGCCCAAAAAATCCTGGCCCGATACGCCGCCGCCTATTATCTTGCCAACAAGAGAGGCGCAAACGGAAGAGAGACTCGCCGGAACCCGGTGAGGTCCAAATGCGTTAGAGGTTCGTGAGCCCGCTTGCCGCCTGCGAAGGAAAGACGAGAATGTGGCATGAATTACTCATCTTGACGAGCATATTCGCCGCTTTCGTGGCGGCGTTTGGGTTCTTGAAATGGGGACGGCTCGTGCGCAACCCCGAGCGAAGAAACCCCTGGATCTTCTTCAACCCGGGTAGCGGGGGCGCCTGAGGGGCAGGACCTCCGCCGGCGTCACGCGGCCCCAATCCATTCAGATTAAACGATGTGAATTATTATGGGATGGTTCGCCGGGCGCTTCGTTGCCGAGGGCGAGGGGGATCCTTACCCGAGGGGCCACAGAGTGCACTTTCGCGCCTGCTTTCGCCCCAAATCTCATTGCCCGAACCGGCCTGGGAGGGCGTGGCCCCGGCCTTTTTCGCTTCATCCAGTCCTCAATTCCTCAACCCCATCCTATATTAGGGTTGCTGAGGATGGCCGGAGCTTACCGGTTCGTCCTTTCGCGCCCGGGGAATAAATCTCCGGTTGCGCTTGTCGGCATAGTGAGGCAGTCCCGGATCGGGTTCCGCGTTTCGCCGCCGCATGCGGGAGAATCGGCCATGGTCCCCAGCCCCGGCGGCCGTACGGCAGAAATCACCCGCCCGAACTCCAAGGTCTATGAGGAGGGCATGGCGGGGGGGCTCATCGGCGCCGCCACCATCGCCCTGTGGTTCTTTCTTCTGGACCTCTACCAGGGGAGGCCGCTCTTCACGCCGAGCGTCCTGGGGACCGCCCTCTTCCGGGGGGGCGTGGACGCCGCCTCGGCCCAGAGCGTGCCCGTCTCCTTCGAGATGGTCATCACCTTCACCTGGGTGCACACCCTCGTCTTCGTGGCCATCGGGGTGGCCGCCGCCTGGCTCATCCGCCTGGCCGAGCGCGACCCGAACTACGGTTTCGGGATCTTTCTCCTCTTCGTCTTCTTCGAGTTCGGCTTCATCGCGGTGAGCAGCATCTTCGCCGAAGGCGTGGTGCACGCCCTCACGGTCCCGGCCATCCTGGCGGGCAACTTCCTCGCGGCGGCCGCCATGGGCGCCTTCTTCTGGCGCCGCCACCCGGGGATG encodes the following:
- a CDS encoding SGNH/GDSL hydrolase family protein, with amino-acid sequence MKAAGLAAALLLAAGAPAGAAPGAPRCDAPQEVVRFKVPLPRTARAIRRGNALVVVAIGSSSTEGVGASSPAHAYPARLAEELRRRWPRLSVVVLNMGIGGETADQMLARFERDVLPYRPHLVIWQTGSNQVIKRGGGLKGYSDTIHAGIKRLQAARIDVVLMDPQYAPRVIARPVHRRIVDSISAAAGDAKVALFRRFAVMRYWIDSKQHRMEDVIHRDKLHMNDTSYRCIALLLADSLAAAARGAPPGGEAPPLAAGPGRAGPAWQGGAGTSIP
- a CDS encoding OpgC domain-containing protein produces the protein MSGPTGMDRDLRLDFFRGLALFSIFIDHVPNNILAEFTLQSLMFSDAAEVFILISGYTAGMVYGRAMERQGFALAGLRVYHRVWQLYVAHIFLFVMFMAMMAYTVNNLNNSLYAEEFRAADFLNEPGLAVVKALTLQFQPAFMDILPLYIVLLAALPFVLAGFGAWPRAVLCFCLAVWLAVQFDKRVALPAYPGPDRVWFFNPFGWQALFFLGAWLGWRGTRGRISWLDKHWLLRAAAAFAATGLVVRFNWTLHGLYDPIPVLVSGKPLWPFLSKANLGLLRFLNVLALALLVARLIHPQAKFLAGRFGWPFAVCGRNSLHIFCLGILLSVLGHLALNEFYGGIPMQLAVSAAGVAIMIGVAAFMEWFDAALAASRAKPVHTPVPSAGGGEGA